One region of Limisphaera ngatamarikiensis genomic DNA includes:
- a CDS encoding xanthine dehydrogenase family protein molybdopterin-binding subunit yields MNHAPTSTHPHSLPPDPPGPTFTPADRPGMDRRQFLQWLGAGVLWMVTGTRVWAQVRRGGLRGDRLPLQARLHLGVDGSITVFCGKVECGQGARAEIVQAAAEELHVSPAKVRVLMADTAEVPDDGITAGSRTTPSTVPHVRRAAAAARQWLCRLAARQWEVDASALSVRDGQVRHPHRNLVFTYADAARHAARDSAWSEPVPADIPLTPTPDWQVMGRSLARPNALDVVTGRHCYPSDLRRPGLLYGAVLRPPAWGARLESVELQAAVKAVPGVVVVREGDFVGVAASTTAEARRAVETLAATARWTVPSEAPSSRGLSEYLRQHLQEPVPPNPFRATWESAPHRFRATYNVAYVQHVPMETRAALAEWEGDNLTVWLGTQNPFGCRNELARALGVPLEKVRVVVPDFGGGFGGKHTAEAGIEAARLARAANRPVLVHWTREEEFTWAYYRPAAVIDVEASLDSRGRLTSWYFVNLNSGPAALDTPYDVRQSLCRYVPARAPLRQGSYRALAATANHFARESAMDELAALVEADPLEFRLRHLPEGRLRTVLEEAARRFDWTGRRRTAAPGTGFGLACGTEKGSFVAACVEVTVDEPAGRIEVRRICQVFECGAIVNPDNLRAQVEGCILMGLGPALWEEVRFANGRPANAALSRYRVPRITDVPELEIHLLNRPDLSPAGGGETPIVAVAPAIANAVAHATGRRIRQMPLRWETAASSP; encoded by the coding sequence ATGAACCACGCTCCGACCTCGACTCATCCCCACTCCCTCCCACCCGACCCGCCCGGCCCGACCTTCACGCCAGCCGACCGGCCGGGGATGGATCGCCGGCAGTTCCTTCAATGGCTGGGGGCCGGCGTGCTGTGGATGGTTACCGGGACGCGCGTGTGGGCCCAGGTACGGCGTGGCGGTTTGCGCGGCGACCGGTTGCCGCTGCAGGCGCGACTCCACCTCGGCGTGGACGGCTCCATTACGGTCTTTTGCGGCAAGGTGGAATGTGGCCAGGGAGCACGGGCCGAGATTGTTCAGGCCGCGGCCGAGGAGCTCCACGTGTCGCCCGCAAAGGTCCGCGTCCTCATGGCCGACACGGCCGAGGTACCCGATGACGGCATCACGGCCGGCAGCCGCACCACGCCGTCCACCGTACCCCACGTTCGGCGCGCCGCGGCTGCCGCCCGGCAATGGTTGTGTCGCCTGGCTGCCCGTCAATGGGAGGTGGATGCCTCCGCACTTTCGGTCCGGGACGGACAAGTCCGGCACCCGCACCGAAACCTGGTGTTCACTTACGCCGATGCCGCCCGGCACGCCGCCCGGGATTCCGCATGGTCAGAGCCCGTCCCCGCCGACATCCCATTGACCCCGACACCCGACTGGCAGGTCATGGGCCGGAGCCTCGCCCGGCCCAACGCACTGGATGTGGTGACAGGACGGCATTGTTACCCGTCGGACCTGCGTCGGCCCGGACTGTTGTACGGGGCGGTGTTGCGGCCACCCGCCTGGGGGGCTCGACTTGAATCCGTGGAGCTGCAGGCGGCGGTAAAGGCCGTGCCCGGCGTGGTGGTCGTACGGGAGGGCGACTTCGTGGGTGTGGCTGCATCCACCACCGCCGAGGCGCGTCGGGCCGTGGAAACACTGGCGGCCACGGCTCGCTGGACCGTGCCCTCCGAAGCACCATCCAGCCGCGGGTTGTCCGAATACCTGCGTCAACACCTCCAGGAGCCGGTCCCGCCCAATCCGTTTCGGGCGACGTGGGAAAGCGCACCGCACCGGTTTCGCGCCACCTACAACGTGGCCTACGTACAACACGTCCCCATGGAGACGCGGGCCGCTCTGGCGGAATGGGAAGGCGACAACCTCACCGTCTGGCTCGGCACCCAAAACCCGTTCGGCTGCCGCAACGAGCTGGCGCGAGCCCTGGGCGTGCCGTTGGAGAAGGTGCGGGTGGTGGTCCCGGACTTTGGAGGTGGTTTCGGTGGAAAACATACGGCCGAGGCGGGCATCGAAGCGGCGCGTCTGGCGCGGGCCGCCAACCGCCCCGTGCTCGTCCACTGGACGCGCGAGGAAGAATTCACCTGGGCCTATTACCGACCGGCTGCGGTCATCGACGTCGAGGCCAGCCTGGACAGCCGGGGCCGCCTGACAAGCTGGTATTTTGTGAATCTGAACTCCGGCCCGGCGGCGTTGGACACCCCGTACGACGTGAGGCAATCCCTCTGTCGTTACGTCCCGGCGCGGGCGCCACTCCGGCAGGGGTCCTACCGTGCCCTGGCCGCCACGGCCAACCATTTCGCCCGCGAATCCGCCATGGACGAACTGGCGGCGCTGGTTGAAGCCGATCCGCTCGAATTCCGTCTCCGTCACCTGCCGGAAGGCCGGCTGCGTACCGTACTGGAGGAAGCTGCCCGCCGGTTCGATTGGACCGGGCGTCGTCGCACGGCCGCGCCGGGCACGGGGTTCGGCCTGGCTTGCGGCACCGAGAAAGGGTCTTTCGTGGCAGCCTGCGTGGAGGTGACGGTGGACGAACCGGCCGGCCGTATCGAAGTCCGCAGGATCTGCCAGGTTTTCGAATGCGGGGCCATCGTCAACCCGGACAACCTGCGCGCCCAGGTCGAGGGTTGCATCCTCATGGGCTTGGGACCGGCCCTGTGGGAGGAGGTGCGTTTTGCCAACGGGCGGCCTGCCAACGCCGCCCTGAGCCGGTACCGTGTGCCGCGGATTACCGATGTGCCCGAACTCGAGATCCATCTGTTGAACCGACCGGACCTGTCCCCGGCGGGTGGAGGTGAGACCCCCATCGTGGCCGTGGCGCCGGCCATTGCCAACGCCGTTGCCCACGCCACGGGCCGACGGATTCGGCAAATGCCGCTCCGATGGGAGACCGCAGCCTCATCCCCATGA
- a CDS encoding nucleotidyltransferase family protein translates to MTCALLLAAGRSRRMGAPKLLLPWKGGTVLRTVATAFLDAGVDRVIVVTPPDAADLREALTGLAVHWAVNPGPDGEMLESVRCGLAAAPDCVRTCLVSPADLPLLHAPLIRALLEAHEKRGARLTVPVWQGRRGHPLIFDASLREEVMTSHDGVGLRGLLQTHATEVFEWPAPDPSPCEDLDTREDYERLRRTSI, encoded by the coding sequence ATGACCTGTGCCCTTCTGCTGGCGGCGGGGCGATCGCGCCGGATGGGCGCGCCGAAATTGTTGTTGCCGTGGAAGGGCGGCACGGTCCTTCGAACCGTGGCCACCGCGTTTCTTGACGCCGGCGTGGACCGTGTGATTGTGGTGACGCCTCCGGATGCGGCCGACCTGCGCGAGGCTTTGACCGGGCTGGCCGTGCATTGGGCGGTGAATCCCGGGCCGGACGGTGAAATGCTGGAGTCGGTTCGTTGCGGGCTGGCAGCTGCACCGGACTGCGTACGGACCTGTTTGGTCAGTCCGGCGGACCTGCCCTTGTTGCACGCACCGTTGATCCGCGCCCTGCTCGAGGCCCATGAAAAGCGCGGAGCGCGCCTTACCGTGCCGGTATGGCAGGGTCGCCGCGGTCATCCGCTGATCTTCGATGCCTCGTTGCGTGAGGAAGTGATGACGTCGCACGACGGAGTTGGCTTGCGCGGGCTGCTCCAAACCCACGCCACCGAGGTGTTCGAATGGCCTGCGCCCGACCCCTCGCCCTGTGAGGACCTCGACACCCGCGAGGACTACGAGAGGCTCCGGCGCACATCCATATGA
- a CDS encoding excinuclease ABC subunit UvrC, which translates to MTVSEHLREKLRTVPHRPGVYLMKDRLGTVIYVGKARDLRKRLSQYFHPSHRMAWDPKLTALIESIHDFDVHVVRSEPEALLLEGKLIKEFKPRYNVSFRDDKRFLMVKVNLNDPIPRFTFTRIRAPDGSLYFGPFPSSTALRQVMDLVRRRFHLRGCTPLTPTEADYRHCLYAHLQHCTAPCIGNVTAEQYRQQVLAACEFLQGRCREVESQLEAAMREAAAKQEYERAAHLRDLLFALRETTRKQERFERIPYSLPVAVDPERDLAALAEVLGLPAPPERIDGFDISNISGSLKVASVVRFRRGRPDRAHYRRLQIKTVEGQDDFACMAEAVRRRYRRLLQELHPDNPSRAAGGEAVPDDAEGVDPVPAELQQLIQETSRAVREGRTAERPAPAGLPDLILIDGGKGQLNAARAELEKLGLGHIPVIGLAKEFEEIYRPGESEPLRLGLDHPALKLLQRIRDESHRVANAYNAQLRLRKISESVLDEFPGIGPVRKAALLKHFGSVQRLRQATVEEIAEVPGFGPRLASELRKFLDARNPANKPEGVTSTAPADSAGASSPSPPTAG; encoded by the coding sequence ATGACGGTGTCGGAACATTTGCGGGAGAAACTGCGGACCGTGCCGCATCGGCCGGGGGTGTACTTGATGAAGGACCGGCTGGGCACGGTCATCTACGTGGGGAAGGCCCGGGACCTGCGCAAGCGGCTGAGTCAGTATTTCCATCCCTCCCACCGGATGGCCTGGGACCCCAAGTTGACGGCCCTGATCGAGAGCATCCACGACTTCGACGTCCACGTCGTCCGGAGCGAGCCCGAGGCGTTGCTGTTGGAGGGCAAGCTCATCAAGGAGTTCAAGCCCCGTTACAACGTCAGTTTCCGCGACGACAAGCGTTTCCTCATGGTGAAGGTGAACCTCAACGATCCCATCCCGCGATTCACCTTCACCCGGATCCGTGCCCCGGACGGCTCGCTCTATTTCGGGCCCTTCCCCAGTTCCACCGCGCTCCGGCAGGTCATGGACCTCGTGCGGCGGCGCTTTCACCTGCGCGGGTGCACGCCGCTCACACCCACGGAGGCCGATTACCGCCACTGTCTTTACGCGCATCTCCAGCACTGTACCGCCCCCTGCATTGGCAACGTCACGGCCGAGCAATACCGGCAGCAGGTGCTGGCGGCGTGTGAGTTTCTCCAGGGACGGTGTCGCGAGGTGGAAAGCCAGTTGGAAGCGGCCATGCGCGAGGCCGCCGCGAAGCAGGAATACGAACGGGCCGCCCACCTGCGCGACCTCCTCTTTGCCCTGCGGGAAACCACCCGCAAGCAGGAACGGTTTGAACGCATCCCCTACAGCCTGCCCGTGGCCGTGGATCCGGAACGGGACCTGGCCGCGCTGGCGGAAGTCCTGGGCCTGCCCGCTCCGCCCGAGCGCATTGATGGATTCGACATCTCCAACATCAGCGGTTCGCTCAAGGTGGCCAGCGTGGTCCGATTTCGTCGGGGTCGGCCCGACCGCGCCCACTACCGCCGGTTGCAAATCAAGACCGTGGAAGGCCAGGACGATTTCGCCTGCATGGCCGAGGCGGTGCGTCGCCGGTACCGTCGCCTTCTCCAGGAGCTTCATCCGGACAATCCCAGTCGCGCTGCCGGAGGGGAGGCCGTCCCGGACGATGCGGAAGGGGTCGACCCCGTCCCGGCTGAACTGCAACAACTCATCCAGGAAACAAGCCGGGCGGTGCGCGAGGGCCGTACCGCCGAACGACCCGCCCCGGCGGGTCTGCCCGACCTCATCCTGATCGACGGCGGCAAGGGCCAGCTCAACGCAGCCAGGGCCGAGCTGGAGAAGCTCGGTCTGGGTCACATTCCGGTCATCGGCCTGGCCAAGGAATTCGAGGAAATCTATCGCCCCGGGGAGAGCGAACCGTTGCGGCTTGGCCTGGATCATCCGGCGCTGAAACTGCTCCAGCGGATCCGGGACGAATCGCATCGGGTGGCCAACGCCTACAACGCCCAGCTACGGCTCCGCAAAATCTCCGAAAGCGTGCTGGACGAATTCCCGGGCATCGGCCCCGTCCGAAAGGCCGCCCTGCTCAAACATTTTGGGTCGGTCCAACGCCTGCGCCAGGCCACGGTCGAAGAAATCGCCGAGGTCCCCGGGTTCGGACCGCGCCTGGCCTCGGAGCTGCGCAAGTTCCTCGACGCCCGCAACCCCGCTAACAAGCCGGAGGGGGTGACCTCAACCGCCCCGGCCGATTCGGCCGGTGCAAGCTCTCCCTCCCCTCCAACCGCGGGTTGA
- a CDS encoding Mut7-C RNAse domain-containing protein: MQRILKACRQRLETLARQFGARQPERAVALWMEKARQQSRDQGLPLSQALVLLDAQLQARWRRYQWRRQGRPLPPTGTWLLYCDAGLGGLARWLWAAGQRAVWCRETDDTRLIQKALRAGAVLLTPDSLLLERRIIRTGRLPTLWVPPTLRVPDQLKLVFEQLALRVAQPRCMRCGGALVPVAKAAVADRIPPRTALWLDQYFLCEDCDGLFWRGTHWQRIRRQLQALGLPGAAEI, from the coding sequence GTGCAACGGATTCTCAAGGCCTGTCGCCAACGCCTGGAAACGCTGGCCCGACAGTTCGGTGCGCGCCAACCCGAACGTGCCGTGGCCTTGTGGATGGAAAAGGCCCGGCAACAAAGCCGGGACCAGGGCCTGCCCTTGAGCCAGGCCCTGGTGCTCCTCGACGCTCAGCTCCAGGCACGCTGGCGCAGATACCAGTGGCGTCGGCAGGGCCGGCCCCTCCCGCCCACGGGCACCTGGCTGCTCTACTGCGACGCGGGTTTGGGCGGGTTGGCCCGGTGGCTGTGGGCCGCCGGCCAGCGGGCCGTCTGGTGTCGGGAAACCGACGACACCCGCCTGATCCAGAAAGCCCTCAGGGCGGGCGCGGTGCTGTTGACTCCCGACAGCCTGCTGCTGGAACGACGCATCATTCGGACCGGGCGATTGCCCACGCTGTGGGTTCCGCCCACGCTCCGCGTACCCGACCAACTGAAACTGGTTTTTGAACAACTGGCGCTGCGCGTGGCGCAGCCCCGATGCATGCGCTGCGGAGGGGCGCTGGTTCCGGTGGCCAAGGCCGCCGTGGCGGATCGGATCCCACCTCGAACCGCCCTGTGGTTGGACCAGTACTTCCTGTGCGAGGACTGCGACGGACTCTTCTGGCGGGGCACCCATTGGCAGCGAATTCGCCGCCAACTCCAGGCACTCGGGTTGCCAGGGGCCGCAGAGATTTGA
- the trxA gene encoding thioredoxin: MASPLIVTLTQQNFEQEVLKSSTPILVDFWATWCGPCKMIAPLLDELAQEYEGRVRIGKVDVDQESQLAVQYGVQAIPTLLLFKDGQVIGQLVGAKGKRDIQALMDRALS, encoded by the coding sequence ATGGCTTCCCCGTTGATCGTCACGTTGACACAGCAGAACTTTGAGCAGGAGGTGTTGAAATCTTCCACCCCGATCCTGGTGGATTTCTGGGCCACTTGGTGCGGTCCTTGCAAGATGATCGCCCCGCTGCTGGATGAACTGGCTCAGGAGTACGAGGGCCGGGTCCGCATCGGCAAAGTGGATGTGGACCAGGAAAGCCAGCTGGCCGTACAATATGGTGTCCAGGCGATCCCGACCCTGCTTCTGTTTAAGGACGGCCAGGTGATCGGCCAACTGGTGGGTGCCAAGGGCAAGCGGGACATCCAGGCGCTCATGGACCGCGCGTTGTCCTGA
- a CDS encoding STAS domain-containing protein, which yields MSLPPAKVMVMVNGREVWLRITGHANFAAAPDFKAVVQGLLQKGYRRFKVDMSDCILLDSTFLGLLCRLGIQLHQSGDPQAGVDLINPTPRVAQLIESLGVTEYLHIVQEPRTLPAGGETTETTLGGGGADRVELARTSLEAHQTLMSINPANEARFKDVARFLQEDLQKLEEAKPGNSPSGS from the coding sequence ATGAGTTTGCCTCCGGCCAAGGTCATGGTAATGGTCAACGGGCGCGAGGTTTGGCTCCGCATTACCGGGCATGCCAATTTTGCCGCGGCGCCCGACTTCAAGGCCGTGGTCCAGGGTTTGCTCCAGAAGGGGTACCGTCGGTTCAAAGTGGACATGAGCGATTGCATTCTCCTGGACAGCACGTTTCTAGGGTTGCTCTGTCGGCTGGGCATCCAGCTCCACCAGAGTGGAGACCCACAGGCTGGCGTGGACCTGATCAATCCCACCCCTCGTGTGGCCCAGTTGATTGAAAGCCTCGGCGTGACCGAGTACCTGCACATCGTCCAGGAACCGAGAACCCTACCCGCCGGCGGGGAAACCACCGAAACCACCCTCGGGGGCGGCGGTGCCGACCGCGTTGAACTGGCCCGCACCAGCCTCGAAGCTCATCAGACCCTCATGTCCATCAACCCGGCCAACGAGGCCCGGTTCAAAGACGTTGCCCGGTTCCTGCAGGAAGACCTTCAAAAACTCGAGGAGGCCAAACCCGGGAATTCACCCTCCGGCAGCTGA
- the holA gene encoding DNA polymerase III subunit delta, with amino-acid sequence MSRPAVPDAAVVLVCGDDEVTVKERARAIFEAWGGGRQLGDEVVDGAVATAAEALKVIEQTRQALQTLPLPGFTKVVWLRNCTFLGAERPGDSAAVTEALNKWARELQQFDWRGVRFLISAGKVDRRRGFFKVLDQIGRVEVHTGWSPDDRDWPERAALWVRNRLRDSGYEIEEDALVAFISQVGPSLPLLRSELEKLCLYTAPRTRITLQDVEAVTVRNRTAQAFALADAVGARDLPRALRCLAEERRSAAGETDRTGIGLLYGLVTKVRAMLLARELADRGWVHPRLDYNSFKARLQKVSTDLLPGDRRLNPLSIHPFVLHKALRDAQNYSRDELIRAMKYLVECNRALVSSRLDPDLLLQQLLVRIMAGPQTGTGARLEPIAT; translated from the coding sequence ATGTCGCGCCCTGCCGTACCCGACGCCGCCGTTGTTCTTGTCTGCGGTGACGATGAAGTCACCGTGAAGGAGCGTGCCCGGGCCATTTTCGAGGCCTGGGGCGGAGGGCGTCAGTTGGGGGACGAAGTCGTCGATGGCGCCGTGGCCACGGCCGCCGAAGCCCTCAAGGTGATCGAACAGACCCGGCAGGCGCTACAGACGTTGCCACTGCCGGGGTTCACCAAGGTGGTCTGGCTGCGCAACTGCACCTTTCTGGGCGCGGAGCGGCCGGGCGATAGTGCCGCCGTGACCGAGGCGCTGAACAAGTGGGCGCGGGAACTGCAGCAGTTTGACTGGCGGGGAGTCCGCTTCCTGATCAGCGCCGGAAAGGTGGATCGGCGCCGCGGTTTCTTCAAGGTCCTGGACCAGATCGGCCGCGTCGAGGTCCACACCGGCTGGTCGCCGGACGACCGGGACTGGCCGGAGCGGGCCGCCCTCTGGGTTCGGAATCGCCTGCGCGATTCCGGTTACGAAATCGAGGAGGATGCCCTGGTCGCTTTCATCAGCCAGGTCGGTCCTTCCCTGCCCTTGCTGCGCAGCGAATTGGAAAAGCTCTGCCTTTACACGGCCCCGCGGACCCGAATCACGCTCCAGGACGTTGAGGCCGTCACGGTCCGCAATCGTACCGCCCAGGCGTTTGCCCTGGCCGACGCCGTGGGCGCCCGGGACCTGCCGCGAGCACTCCGCTGCCTGGCCGAGGAACGACGCTCCGCCGCAGGTGAAACCGACCGTACCGGCATCGGCCTGCTTTACGGGCTGGTCACCAAGGTCCGGGCCATGTTGCTGGCCCGCGAGCTGGCCGACCGCGGCTGGGTGCACCCGCGCCTCGACTACAACTCGTTCAAGGCGCGGCTCCAAAAAGTGTCCACCGACCTTTTGCCCGGTGACCGGCGCCTCAACCCGCTCTCCATTCATCCCTTCGTCCTCCACAAGGCCCTTCGGGATGCCCAAAATTACTCAAGGGACGAACTGATCCGGGCGATGAAGTACCTGGTGGAATGCAACCGGGCATTGGTCAGCAGCCGGCTCGATCCCGACCTGCTGCTCCAACAATTGTTGGTGCGGATCATGGCCGGGCCCCAAACCGGAACGGGGGCCCGGTTGGAACCGATCGCAACATGA
- a CDS encoding bifunctional nuclease family protein gives MKHGVVPVQIRGLWPNQSGCALFIGNEDKVFIINVDPWMGKTISDFIHQRVPERPLTHHLMLSIFKGFGISVERIVITELKNQTFYARLILQQENELGRKLVEVDARPSDCLALAVALKAPMYVTRSLFDQMEDMSEHLQRINDQEELE, from the coding sequence ATGAAGCACGGGGTCGTGCCAGTGCAGATCCGCGGGCTTTGGCCCAATCAAAGTGGTTGCGCCCTGTTCATCGGGAACGAGGACAAGGTCTTCATCATCAACGTGGACCCGTGGATGGGCAAGACCATCAGCGATTTCATTCATCAGCGGGTCCCGGAACGGCCCCTGACGCATCATCTGATGCTCAGCATTTTCAAGGGCTTCGGCATCAGCGTCGAACGCATCGTCATCACCGAACTGAAGAACCAGACCTTCTACGCCCGGTTGATCCTCCAGCAGGAAAACGAACTGGGACGGAAACTGGTCGAAGTGGATGCCCGGCCCAGCGATTGCCTTGCGCTGGCCGTGGCGCTCAAGGCCCCCATGTACGTCACCCGCTCGCTCTTCGACCAGATGGAGGACATGAGTGAACACCTCCAGAGGATCAACGACCAGGAAGAGCTGGAGTGA